CGCGAGGGCGGCCGGACCGTTGGCGCGGGCGTGGTTACCAAGATTGTCAAGTAACAAGGGCTTTGCGGCCAACCGTTTTTTGAACCGTCTCACGGGACGGTCTATACTAGTAAGGATTGTCTTCGATGCGGGTTGCGGCCCGTTTTTCATGCAGGACTGTAGCTCAATCGGCTAGAGCAGCGGCCTCCAAAGCCGAAGGTTGGGGGTTCGAGTCCCTCCAGTCCTGCCATTGTATCTGTTAGGTATACGGCAGTCATTGCGGTCGTAGCAGGAGCTATTATGGCCAAGGAAGCAGTAGCGGCAGCAGAAAGTACGGGTTTCGTGGCTCGCATCCGCGAGTTCTTCCACGAAGTCAAGGTCGAGATGCGAAAAGTGAGCTGGCCGGCAAAAGATGAAGTCCGGTCATCCACGACAGTGGTGCTTTTCATGCTCGGAATGATGGCGTTCGTCATCGGCATCTACGACAAAGTGTCCGAGTTGTTTGTCTGGTTGCTGCTAAAACTCGGATAGGAGTCTCCATCGGTGTCCGAGGAACAAAATGACAAAATGCCCAAGGGACTCGACGACGAACTCCGAGAACGTCAAACGGAGCGCGCCGCGGAAGATGCCGCGGAGCGCGAGTTTGCGGCGAGCTTTTTCGGCGATGTAAAGAAGGACTCCACCCAGGAAGACGAGGCCGCCGAGGCCGAGGCGCGCAAAGCGTTCACGGAGGATATCCGGAAAGAGCAGCAGGAACAGGACGAGGAAGCGCTCGCCGCTGAACTGCAGGCGCGGCGTTTCCTGGCTGGCGGGTTGGAGGAGGAGGCCCCAAAAGCCGTCGAAAAAGACGCCCGCGTTCACCAAGCCGCCGAGGAAACAGGCGAGAGCGAGGAGGATGAGGAGCCCAAGGAGGATCCCATCCTTGCGAGCCTCAAACCGGACCCCGACGACGGAATTCGGCGGCGGTGGTACGCGTTACACGCCTATTCGGGACAGGAGGGGAATGTACGCAAGAACCTCCTGGTGCAAGCGAAGCAGGAAGGTTTAGAGGACCTGATCGGCGGCGTTCTGGTGCCCATGGAGCAGGTGGCGGAGATCAAGGGCGGCGAGAAGCGGATTTCGAAACGCAAGTTCTTCCCCGGCTATGTGCTGGTGCGGCTTCCCGAACATCCCGAGCGGCAGCCCGAGTTGTGGCACTTGATTAACAACACGCCGGGCGTCAGTGGGTTTATAGGGTCGCGTCACACGCCGGTTCCGCTGGATGATGCCGAAGTAAACTCTATCATCGACGAGATTCGCGGCGAGCGAACCCGCCCGAAACCCAAGGTGAAATTTGAAACGGGTGAACGCGTTAAGATTATCGACGGCCCCTTTTCGAATTTCCTGGGCAACATCGACGAAATCGACGTGGATCGAGGCACTCTGAAAGTCATGGTAGAAATCTTCGAGCGCCTTACGAGCGTAGAGGTCGAGTTTTGGCAGGTAGAAAAGATCTAATTCAAGCTAGACTATGGAGATAACGGTCCGATGGCAAAGGGTAAGAAGGGCAAGAATGTTACGGCAGTGATCAAGCTGCAATGTCCCGCGGGTCAGGCCAATCCGGCGCCGCCGGTGGGTCCCGCATTGGGCCAGCACGGCGTCAATATCATGGATTTCTGCAAGCAGTTCAACGAGCGCACCAAGGACCAGCAAGGCCTGATTATCCCGGTGGTGATCACGGTGTTCGACGACCGGAGCATCTCGTTCATCACAAAGAGTCCGCCGGCGGCCGTGCTGATCAAGCGGGCGGCCAAACTGGCCAAGGCCAGCGGCGAACCCAACCGGACCAAAGTGGGTACGGTTACGCGGGCTCAATTGGAAGAAATCGCGGAAATCAAGAAGAACGATTTGAATGCGGCTGACGTGGATGCGGCGGTGCGGATGCTCGCGGGCACCGCTCGCAGTATGGGCATCTTGGTCGAGAATTGAGGAAAGCGCCTCTCCATCGAGAAGCGTTGCGTTAATCTGTGGCGATTGTGGGAGGGCGTTACGTCCGAGCACCACAAGGAGGAACTAGAATGGCAACAGTGAGCAAGCGCAAGAAAGCCCTGGCGGAAAAACACCTGAAGCGGATCGGATGCACGATCGAGGAAGCCGCCGCCGGCGTAAAAGAGTGCGCCACGGCAAAATTCGACGAGACGATCGAATTGGCATTTACCCTGGGCGTTGACCCGCGCCATGCCGAACAGATGGTGCGCGGCTCGGTGTCGTTGCCTCACGGAACGGGCCGGCACGTCCGCGTCGTTGTTTTCTGCAAAGAGACGGAGCAGATCAATGCGGCAAAACAAGCGGGCGCTCTGGAAGCGGGCGCGGAAGAACTCCTGGCGAAAGTCCAGGGCGGCTGGACGGATTTTGATGTTGCGGTTGCCGCTCCTGACATGATGCGCGACGTGGGCAAACTGGGCAAAGTCTTGGGCCCGCGCGGACTGATGCCCAGCCCCAAGGCAGGAACGGTTACCCCGAAAGTGGGCGAAGCCGTCAGCGAGATCATGAAGGGCAAGATCGACTATCGCGTCGATAAGAACGCCAACATCCATGTACCCGTGGGTAAGGCTTCTTTTACGGCAGAACAGATCAGGGACAATGCCGCCGCGGTCATCGAGTCCGTGGTT
This sequence is a window from Candidatus Hydrogenedentota bacterium. Protein-coding genes within it:
- the secE gene encoding preprotein translocase subunit SecE, whose product is MAKEAVAAAESTGFVARIREFFHEVKVEMRKVSWPAKDEVRSSTTVVLFMLGMMAFVIGIYDKVSELFVWLLLKLG
- the nusG gene encoding transcription termination/antitermination protein NusG, with protein sequence MSEEQNDKMPKGLDDELRERQTERAAEDAAEREFAASFFGDVKKDSTQEDEAAEAEARKAFTEDIRKEQQEQDEEALAAELQARRFLAGGLEEEAPKAVEKDARVHQAAEETGESEEDEEPKEDPILASLKPDPDDGIRRRWYALHAYSGQEGNVRKNLLVQAKQEGLEDLIGGVLVPMEQVAEIKGGEKRISKRKFFPGYVLVRLPEHPERQPELWHLINNTPGVSGFIGSRHTPVPLDDAEVNSIIDEIRGERTRPKPKVKFETGERVKIIDGPFSNFLGNIDEIDVDRGTLKVMVEIFERLTSVEVEFWQVEKI
- the rplK gene encoding 50S ribosomal protein L11; this encodes MAKGKKGKNVTAVIKLQCPAGQANPAPPVGPALGQHGVNIMDFCKQFNERTKDQQGLIIPVVITVFDDRSISFITKSPPAAVLIKRAAKLAKASGEPNRTKVGTVTRAQLEEIAEIKKNDLNAADVDAAVRMLAGTARSMGILVEN
- the rplA gene encoding 50S ribosomal protein L1, with protein sequence MATVSKRKKALAEKHLKRIGCTIEEAAAGVKECATAKFDETIELAFTLGVDPRHAEQMVRGSVSLPHGTGRHVRVVVFCKETEQINAAKQAGALEAGAEELLAKVQGGWTDFDVAVAAPDMMRDVGKLGKVLGPRGLMPSPKAGTVTPKVGEAVSEIMKGKIDYRVDKNANIHVPVGKASFTAEQIRDNAAAVIESVVKARPAACKGVYLKTCCLSSTMGPGFRLDAPSLVTQFRSA